The Gemmatimonadaceae bacterium nucleotide sequence AACGCCGTGGTGGCCGACGCCCACGCCCGGCTGTCGCGGCGGAACGCCGACGATGCCGACTCCTTGCTGCACATGGCGCGCAGCCGGCGCGATGCCGGCGACGCGAGCGATCTCGACGTCGAGTTGGCGAGCATCTTCGCGGGCCAGCAGACCAATCAGGCGCTGGCCGATTCCCTCGCCGCGGTGGCCTCCCTGCTCGATCTGCAGGCGGTGATGGGCGATTCGGGCCGGGCGCCCGCGATCTCGCTGGCCGACACGCTGACGCTGGTGGACACGGCGCCGCCGGCCGCCACCGGACCTCCGCTGGCCGTGCGCGCGGCGGCGTCCACCGTCGAGGCCGCCGACCGGGCGCTGCAGGCCGAGCACCGGAGCAACTGGGGATCGGCGTCGCTGCAACTGGGCTTCGATGAGCACGACCCCACGCAGTCGGGGCTGTTGCCGGTGATCGGCATCGCCCTGCCCATTCCGCTGTTCAACCAGAATCAGAGCGGCGTGGCGGCGGCCCAGGCGCAGCGGGATCGCGCGCGCGCCGAACTCAAGCTCATCCGCCTCGAGAGCGCGCGCGACATCGCCCGCGTGACGCAGGCGCTGGCGATCGCGCTGGAACGCGTGGCTCGCGACCGGGCCCTGCTGCAGAGCGCCAACCGCGTGGTGGCGATGTCGCTCACGGCGTACCGCGAGGGCGCGGCCACGCTGGCGAGCGTGCTCCAGGCGCAGAGCAACGCGCGCACCACGCTGGGTCAGTACATCGACGACGTCGGCGCGGCCAATGGCGCCGCGGCGGCGCTCCGACTTCTCACCGCTTCGGCACCCCGCACCCCATGATGAAATCCGCCTCCGTACTGCTCGCGCTCGCCGCCATGGCCGCCTGCGGAAAGCAGGGCGCCGATGCCGGCGACCAGGCCTCCGGCGACGTACAGCCCGTGGTGGGCGCTCGCACTGCCGTGGTGAGCACGCGCCCGTTCACCGAAACCGTGAGCGCCATCGGCACGATCGCGCAGCGGCCCGGCCACTTCGCGGAGATGGCGGCGCCGGCTCCCACCCGCGTGGCCCGGGTTTTCGTCACCATCGGCCAGCGCGTCAAAGCCGGCGATCGCCTGGTCGAGTTCGAGCAGCAGACGTTCGACGCGTCCCTCCAGAGCGCCACGGCGGCGCTGGAGAGCGCGCAGCAAGCGTACGATCGAGAGCAGCGATTGGCGGCGGAGGGGATCGCGGCGCGCAAGGACGTGGAACAGGCTGCCGCGGCGCTCGCCCAGGCCAGATCCGCGCAGGTGGCAGCCCGGCGCGATCAGCAGCTCTCCACGCTGCGGGCGCCGCTCGCCGGCGTGGTCACGGCGATGAACGCCGTGCTCGGCGCGTCGGTGGACGTGGCGCAGACGCTGGTCGAGGTCACCGACCCCAACGCGCTGGACGTGATGCTCCAGCTCTCGCCGACCGACGCCGCGCGCGTGCACGCGGGGCAGCGCGTCACGGTCGTGTCCGGCCAGTCGCTGGCCGGCGCCCCCCTGGGCGTGGGCACGGTGGCCGACGTCGGGGCGGAGTTGGACTCCGCCACCGGCACGGTCCCGGCGCGGGTGGTGCTCGCCAGGCCGACGCGCGTCCTGCGGGTGGGGGAGACGGTGATGGGGAGCATCGCCATCGGCCGGAATCCCAGCGCAATCGCCATCCCCGCCCAGGCGCTGGTGCCCGAAGGGGAGGGGTACCACGTATTCGTCGTCGACTCCGCCGGCATCGCACACGTGCGAAACGTCACCGTCGGCGCCCGGACGGAAGCGTACGTCGAGGTGTTGACCGGGCTAAAGGTGGGGGAGACGGTGGTCACGTACGGCGCCTTTGGCGTGTCGGATAGCGCGAAGATCGTGACGGTGAAGCCGTGAGCGGCGAACGGTCCCTGTTCGGCGTTGTCGCGTCGCAGCGGCGGTTCGTCTATCTGGCGGTGTCGCTGTTGACGGCGGCCGGCGTGTGGGCGGGGCTGCGCATGCCGTCGGCCATCTATCCCGAGCTGGTGTTCCCGCGCGTGACCGTGGTGGCGGAGGGCTCGTCGCTCAGCGCCCGCCAGGTGGTGTTCAGCATCACGCGCCCGCTGGAGGAGGCGATCAGTACGGTGCTGGGCGTGCGGCGCGTGGATTCCAAGTCCATCCGTGGGTCGAGCGAGATCCAGATCCTGTTCGCCCCCGGCACCGACATGATCTACGCCCTGCAACTCGTGCAGGCACAGGTGAACGAGGTCCGGCCGCAGCTGCCGCCCGGCATGAACATTCGCGTGGACCGCCTCACGCCGTCGGTGTACCCGATTCTCTCGTACAACGTGGAGGGCGGCGATCCGTCCACGCTGTACGACATCGCGCTGTATCAGATCAAGCCGCTCATCTCACGCATCCCGAGCGTGGGGCAGGTGGAGGTGCAGGGGTCCGACGTGCGCGAGGTCGAGGTCGTGGCCGATCCCGCGCGGCTGGCGTCGCAGGGCATGACCTACGACGACCTGGCCGCCGCCATCCGCGACGCGATCGGCGTCACGGCCGTGGGTCGCGTGGACAAGGATTACAAGCAGTATCTGGTCGTGACGGCCAACGACGCGCATTCGGTGGACGACATCGCCAACGTGGTCGTCGCCCACGGCCTGCGCGTGCGCGATCTGGCCACGGTCACGCTCGGCACCATCGATCACACGCAGATCATCGACGGCGATGGACGGCCGGCCGCGCTGATCAACATCACGCGCCAGATCGGCGGCAACACCGTGGCCATCGCCGACAGCGTGGCCGGCGTGGCGCGGGCGCTCGCGAAGACGCTGCCGCCGGGCGTGCACCTCAAGGCGGTGTACGACCAGGCCGAACTCGTGCACGATGCCGTGCTCTCGGTGCGCGACGCGATGATCATCGGCGCCGTGCTCGCGATCATCATCCTGCTGCTGTTCCTGCGCCACGCGCGCATCACCGCGATCAGCGCGACGTCGATCCCGCTGACGATGGTGATCACGCTGTTCCTGATGAGCCTGCTCGGCCAGACGCTCAACCTGATGACGCTCGGGGCCATGGCCATCGCCATCGGCCTGGTGATCGACGACGCGGTGGTGATCACCGAGAACATCGTGCGGCACCTCCACCTGACGTCCAATCGAGGCGCGGCGATCCGGGAGGCCGTGCAGGAACTCATCTGGCCGGTCACGTCGTCCACGATCACCACGGTGGTGGTGTTCCTGCCGCTCGGGCTGCTCCAGGGCGTGGTGGGCCAGTTCTTCTCGGCGCTCTCGCTCACCCTCACGATCGCCGTCCTCGTCTCGCTGATCCTGGCATTCACGATCATTCCCTTGTTGGCCGAGCAGTTTCTGACCGAACACGACGCGGAGTATGAGGCCGACGTCGACCCGACGCATAAGAAGCGGGGCGTATTGCACGTGGTGGGCCGGAGCATCGACGCCCTGTCGGTGCATTACGAGCGATCGCTGGGCGTGGTGCTCCGCCACAGTCGATGGGTGCTCGTCGGCGGGCTGGCGCTCGTGGTGGCGGGGTATGCCGCCTACCGTGCAACGTCCACCGGGTTCCTGCCCGACATGGACGAGGGCGCGTTCGTGTTGGACTACTACAGTCCTGGCGGGACCGCGCTCGCAGAAACCGATCGCCAGGTGCACATCGTGGAGCACATCTTGGGCCAGATGCCCGAGATCACCGGAACGTCGCGTCGCACCGGCGCCGAATTGGGCCTGTTCGCCACGCAGATGAACCGCGGTGACATCTCGGTGCGACTCTCGCCGCAGAGTCAGCGTCATCGCACGATCTTCCAGGTGATCGACGATCTGCGCGGACGGTTTGCCGTGGCGGTGCCGCGCCTGCGCATCGAATTCGTCCAGATCCTGTCGGATGGCCTCAACGACATGGCCGGCAATACCAATCCGGTGGAGATCAAGTTGTTCGGCGCGAATCTCTTGCAGCTCGAGGGATACGCCAAGCAGATCGCGCCGAGTCTCGGCAAGGTGCCCGGCCTTGCCGATCTGTACGACGGCGTGGCCGAGCCGGACGCCGAACTCTCGATGCGAGTGCACGAGGCCGAGGCCGGCCGGCTGGGCCTGTCTCCGGCCCTCGTGGGGCAGGCGGTGAGCGGCGCGCTCCTCGGCGTGGATGCCGGCGAACTGCGTCTGGAGGACCGCGCCATCGGCGTCCGCGTGCGCGCCCCCGACTCGGTGCGGTATGATCCGCTGCGGCTGGGCGCCATCCCGATCCTGTCGCCGGTCACGCACACGACGACGCCCCTGGCCTCGCTGGCGTCGTTCACGGCGCTCGATTCGCGCAGTGAACTGAGCCGCGAGAATCAGCAGCAACTGATCACGATGACCGCCAACATCGGCGACGGGGGCGCGCTCGGCGATGTGGTCAACGGCGTGAAGGCGGTCCTGGCCGCACACCCCGCGCCCTCCGGCGTCCGCGTGGAACTGGCCGGCCAGTACGCCAGCCAGCAGGATGCGTTCCATCAGATGCTCCTCGTCCTCGCGCTCGCCGCGGCGAGCGTGGTCGGCGTCATGGTCATCCAATTCAAATCGTTCGTTGAGCCGTTGATCGTGCTGCTCGCCGCGCCGCTGTCGTTCGTGGGCGCGATGGCCCTGCTCCTCCTCACCGGCACGGCGCTCAACGTGTCGTCGTTCATGGGGCTCATCCTGTTGGTGGGGCTGATCGTGAAGAACGGGATCATCCTGCTCGACTTCACGCGCTACCGGATGCTCCACAACGACCTGGCGCTGGAGCCGGCCATCCGCGACGCGGCCAGCGTCCGGTTGCGCCCGATCCTCATGACCACGCTGTGCACCCTGTTCGGGCTGATGCCGTTGGCCCTGGGTATCGGCGCCGGGAGCGAGATGCAGAAGCCGCTCGCGCTCGCGGTGATCGGTGGGCTGGGACTGTCCACCCCCATCACGCTGTACGTCGTGCCCACGCTGTTGGTGGCCATTCGCGGCCGCGACTATCGGCTGAAGCCCGTGGACCAGTAGGGCGTCCGCCGCTGGATTCGCCGGGGCCGTCCCCGTACAATAGAAGCATGCGCGTGCGCGCCCGGCGGGTGGCGCCCCCGGGGTGAGGGGCGGCACCGAACGCCGCGCCGTTCGCCGGCGCGGGGCCGGCAACAACGAGGAGTGTGCCATGACCGAGCCGGTGTTTCGCGAACTGACGCACGACGAGTGCGAGGCGCTC carries:
- a CDS encoding TolC family protein gives rise to the protein MPRPLFAATCAAILLLPRGPAGAQRPVTRADAIAAALARGPRLAIAAADTSAARAVLIGARAYANPTLTASFTKDAPQRHVLADLPLDFPWLRRARIGSAMSLHDAALDQFALQRAAVTFDAETTYVNAVVADAHARLSRRNADDADSLLHMARSRRDAGDASDLDVELASIFAGQQTNQALADSLAAVASLLDLQAVMGDSGRAPAISLADTLTLVDTAPPAATGPPLAVRAAASTVEAADRALQAEHRSNWGSASLQLGFDEHDPTQSGLLPVIGIALPIPLFNQNQSGVAAAQAQRDRARAELKLIRLESARDIARVTQALAIALERVARDRALLQSANRVVAMSLTAYREGAATLASVLQAQSNARTTLGQYIDDVGAANGAAAALRLLTASAPRTP
- a CDS encoding efflux RND transporter periplasmic adaptor subunit, with protein sequence MMKSASVLLALAAMAACGKQGADAGDQASGDVQPVVGARTAVVSTRPFTETVSAIGTIAQRPGHFAEMAAPAPTRVARVFVTIGQRVKAGDRLVEFEQQTFDASLQSATAALESAQQAYDREQRLAAEGIAARKDVEQAAAALAQARSAQVAARRDQQLSTLRAPLAGVVTAMNAVLGASVDVAQTLVEVTDPNALDVMLQLSPTDAARVHAGQRVTVVSGQSLAGAPLGVGTVADVGAELDSATGTVPARVVLARPTRVLRVGETVMGSIAIGRNPSAIAIPAQALVPEGEGYHVFVVDSAGIAHVRNVTVGARTEAYVEVLTGLKVGETVVTYGAFGVSDSAKIVTVKP
- a CDS encoding efflux RND transporter permease subunit; amino-acid sequence: MSGERSLFGVVASQRRFVYLAVSLLTAAGVWAGLRMPSAIYPELVFPRVTVVAEGSSLSARQVVFSITRPLEEAISTVLGVRRVDSKSIRGSSEIQILFAPGTDMIYALQLVQAQVNEVRPQLPPGMNIRVDRLTPSVYPILSYNVEGGDPSTLYDIALYQIKPLISRIPSVGQVEVQGSDVREVEVVADPARLASQGMTYDDLAAAIRDAIGVTAVGRVDKDYKQYLVVTANDAHSVDDIANVVVAHGLRVRDLATVTLGTIDHTQIIDGDGRPAALINITRQIGGNTVAIADSVAGVARALAKTLPPGVHLKAVYDQAELVHDAVLSVRDAMIIGAVLAIIILLLFLRHARITAISATSIPLTMVITLFLMSLLGQTLNLMTLGAMAIAIGLVIDDAVVITENIVRHLHLTSNRGAAIREAVQELIWPVTSSTITTVVVFLPLGLLQGVVGQFFSALSLTLTIAVLVSLILAFTIIPLLAEQFLTEHDAEYEADVDPTHKKRGVLHVVGRSIDALSVHYERSLGVVLRHSRWVLVGGLALVVAGYAAYRATSTGFLPDMDEGAFVLDYYSPGGTALAETDRQVHIVEHILGQMPEITGTSRRTGAELGLFATQMNRGDISVRLSPQSQRHRTIFQVIDDLRGRFAVAVPRLRIEFVQILSDGLNDMAGNTNPVEIKLFGANLLQLEGYAKQIAPSLGKVPGLADLYDGVAEPDAELSMRVHEAEAGRLGLSPALVGQAVSGALLGVDAGELRLEDRAIGVRVRAPDSVRYDPLRLGAIPILSPVTHTTTPLASLASFTALDSRSELSRENQQQLITMTANIGDGGALGDVVNGVKAVLAAHPAPSGVRVELAGQYASQQDAFHQMLLVLALAAASVVGVMVIQFKSFVEPLIVLLAAPLSFVGAMALLLLTGTALNVSSFMGLILLVGLIVKNGIILLDFTRYRMLHNDLALEPAIRDAASVRLRPILMTTLCTLFGLMPLALGIGAGSEMQKPLALAVIGGLGLSTPITLYVVPTLLVAIRGRDYRLKPVDQ